In the genome of Megachile rotundata isolate GNS110a chromosome 16, iyMegRotu1, whole genome shotgun sequence, the window AAGGCAGATACttgaaaaagaacaaaagaaaaatcaaaCTGCTAAGAATGTACCATTAAAACATAATTTGCACATAATGGAAGAATGTGTTATAAATGTACCAATTGCTCTGGGCATGGAAAAAAATTCACCACTAAAACCACATGTTGATATTTtggtattaataaattaatatataattatctcaacacattaattataaaatttaacaatgctTTGTATATATTCTCAGGTAAGACGTATAATAGAAGTTGGATTAGTTCAGAAATGGTTAAGTGATGTTATGGAATGGTCGAAAATTATGGAAATACGTCAAGAAACAGAATCTGAAAAGGCACTGGTGAATCTCTATAAATTACAAGGTGCATTTATTGCTATTGTAATTGGTTATTTATTAGCTTTTATTATCTTAATAGGAGAAATTTTATACTGGAAACATATTGTGATAAAGGAtccaaaatttgataaatatcatttagatattttttataacaattctggtaatatgaaattataaattaatagtttaatttataaataaacttcttaaatatacaaaacaatttttgaaaagcatatttaaacattacaaatttatgtaaatttatgcaatataatttaattgaaatcttttgtgaatatttctaaaataaaggTCAATCAgtggttatatgtataaaaaaaattactcaaagtatctttcttccacaacttgGAAAAAATACATGAATAAAATATAAGGATGCTTTTCATCAGCAACTTCACCagctattaaaatattaacttaATATTACAAAGTATTCAAGAATTTGTATCCTTCATTTTTCATTTGACAATTAATTTAACTGGAATTCTTAACAAAATATGGCATAGcatttaacataaattaaatataacttaTGTACCACTTAAGATTCCATTACTTTTAAATAATATGTCTTTGCATCTAAGGTTTTTTGTCTTTAGTCAAGGAAACAATATTATCTATATATGTTTTTTCACTGGTTCACAAAAACTCATTTATACAAGTTTCTATAGCTTcactaattttgaaaatacaaaaataaaatatatggaGTTTATGCAAAACTGAATAAAAAatctaatttgtatattttatgtattacaaATCCAAGTGTTCTGAGACTTTTCttgcatttaaaaatgtaagtgtaatttaaaaagatataacatttcaatgatatgtatataattcaatttatttctgtacttaattttaatataagataaaatattgattatgaTATTCAGATATTTATTATGTGTAaaatagttgtataattaaatattgtaaaataaaaatattgtaaataacatttttgcacttggtttgaataaataatttttggtcACATATTGCAAACTTATACAGTCGCATTTATATATACGTAAAATAATTAGTGTATACCGAATAtcataaaagaatttataagttttcaataaaataaataaaaaaaaaattacataccAATAATTTAGCGAGGAATGTTAAATATTCTTCCTCTCTTTATTACAGTCACTTGGTAGTACTTATTCATTGAATCCTTCTTGTTCTCTCTTTTCTTTCCTGTCTCCCTAAGTATCTCCTTCTCACACATATACTTTCTTTCTccttttattttactattttacttttttttttctcttttttatacGTTACAGAACATTGTATAGTTTCTCTTTCTTACTTTCCTGCCCATATttactattttcattttttttgatAATGTTATTCATTCGCATACTTCATTATCTTGACTCATTTTTGTTTTCGTTTGCTTGTATGCTTATGCACATTCTTTCTCACTCAGTTTTATTCTTGAGTTATTTTCTGCGATACAACAATCTGTTTCCTGAGTCTTTCTTTATCACATATCTTTCATTATATGTGTGTATACACACACATACTTATATTTATGTAAGTATATGCGTTCTTCCAGAGTAAatttcctagggaaaatggcggccAAGGAAAACTGTCTTCACCATGTACAGTGCATAAGCATTGACATGCCTAATTCACAagaatcaataaataataaagttttttcaagtaaatattgtaaagtaattcatttaaaaagtttaaaatattttgaaagctTCACTTCTACATATTCtttgaaatatatgtataaatatatatatatatatacatatatatttacacaCGCTGCCTCTAAAAATAGTACCACTgcaccatctagcggcgagcgatattattaataaaatacaaaaaagcgTTTGACCTTATCTAATATAAATCaaaaagaaatcatgtcgaaatattactttttcgcAGAGGACTTTTGACTGGGGTAATGCGTGTTTTTTGGCAATTTCATATTTACCGTCATTGTCTCTCCTAACCAAAAACACAATAAATAGACAAAGAGAAGTCGACGAACTTCTCCAAGTTACCGCATGAACTCATGAGGTCACCACATGCACTCTAGTAATTTTTCGCCGCAGTAGAACCTGTACGATCTCTTTCCCTAGATCGTCATTTTCTCCATGAAAGCCAAATTTACACTTGAATATACCTATATATGCACTACTATATCTAGCAATACAAAACATGTAATATATGAATGTAGAATTGGTATTTTTTAAGCGCAAACAAATGTTTTTATGACTCTAAACAAAGTTGTTTGCACgagtaaaatgaaattaaaataaatttacagaCCTCACTTAATATGTCTGATTAATACAAAAAACTTTTTTTAACACCGAGTATAAtagcaaattttttagttatggAAATagatataaattcaaaaacgATTCAAGCGAGGTAGTATTTgcattttaaatgattttaacaaataattgtaataattttctgtATAGATCTGTATTGAATTTAGATTCAGTATTATAACTTTCATTATACATCATGAAGATTCATTGCATATTTCTTGCAAAAACTGAAGGATACAAATAAAGTAGGTttgtaaatataagaatatattatacatacacatttgtttgaatatatatttaacaattGCTTCATTTGTTTTTTTAAGGACAGATTTTTTAGTTTGATGTAATCATATGCTATCAAAATGACATCATTAACAGAAAATACAAAAGATAAGGGCCAAGAAGATCCAATTAGATGTatatttttttcagaatttcatcCAATTGTTGGCCCGATGATTACATGTCAGGTTAATAAGTATTGCATgtaatttgttttatattacatatatttgtttaatatttgtatatgttacatattataaatGACAGTAATAATGTAGTTCTATGTTTTAGGTTCCAGATAACTTTATTTCGAAGGACATTTTTGATAACGTTAGTGTTTATATTATACCCAAAGCACAATTACAACGAAGTACCATAACAGTGTaagttgaaaaatattaatattgattttaagttaattaattaattttttgttttattataggACACTGAAGGATTATAAAATCTTAGGATTTCCAGTGAAGATTGATGACAAAAAATATGCAAGAaatgcattttattttaatttatgttttgtctgTGATGCACAAGCTCGTACTGTTCATTATGAACCTGTTGTGAAGAAGATGTCTGATTTTCTAGTAAGATCTTTATATTTGATTATGTTAAGAAGtattaattagtaaatttaattaaatttttcagatGGCCCTTGAAGTAGAGAATTGTTTTTTATCTGCTTCTGACGATAAAACTAGATTAGCAGAAATGCTTCAACAAGTAATGCAGGATTTAAACTCACATAAGATGTGTACATTAACAGGTAAGAATAGTtcataataaatagttttgtatagtaatattaaaaatataaatattaataatttgatagaaGGGACAATGACATCCAATTTGAAAGTTATAAAGTTAGCACCTGAGCCAAAACCAGTTCTTGATCATCAGGTACCAATATTCTTAGAAGGCCGTGAGGCATTTCAGAGTGATCAATGGGATTTAACTACTCAGCAAGTATTACCTTATATAGATGGATTTAATCATGTTGCAAGAATTGCAGCTGAGGCAGATGTAGAAAACAACTTAGTTAAGAGTTGCGTACAAAACCTTGTGTAAGTGTATTAATACAATACAAAATCTTTTTTtagatgaacaatttttaaaggtattctcttaatttatttatagataTTATGGTGTTGTGACTTtgattccaatatttcaatatagTAATGTTTATGCTGCAACTTCCAAATTAAAAGAACTTGCAGAAAATCCAAAACTACAAGAACGATGTATAACATATGCTTCAAAATTTCGTAAGTCTTATGTTTTCGCTACAAAAGTTTATAAATACACATAAATAATAGAagcctaaaaataaaaatttttgttatctGTTATTTTTAGCTAGGCAACCTGCATATCTTAGAGATATATATCGAATGTATGCAAGTATGACACATGGTAGCAGTATGAGGGATCTTTGTCAACGTCTCAATCctcagaatttaagaattaatgaaAGACGACTTGTACAATTTGGCCTAATCGAAGGTCTTATTCGTAGAGTATATAaggtttgttaatt includes:
- the Nprl2 gene encoding nitrogen permease regulator-like 2, which produces MTSLTENTKDKGQEDPIRCIFFSEFHPIVGPMITCQVPDNFISKDIFDNVSVYIIPKAQLQRSTITVTLKDYKILGFPVKIDDKKYARNAFYFNLCFVCDAQARTVHYEPVVKKMSDFLMALEVENCFLSASDDKTRLAEMLQQVMQDLNSHKMCTLTEGTMTSNLKVIKLAPEPKPVLDHQVPIFLEGREAFQSDQWDLTTQQVLPYIDGFNHVARIAAEADVENNLVKSCVQNLVYYGVVTLIPIFQYSNVYAATSKLKELAENPKLQERCITYASKFPRQPAYLRDIYRMYASMTHGSSMRDLCQRLNPQNLRINERRLVQFGLIEGLIRRVYKYPIYLPGSPCNEEAKNNPIYKYFTGTYSLDEICCSTGQSAAQIEDIVERDPNVVMLWK